Proteins from a genomic interval of Asticcacaulis sp. AND118:
- a CDS encoding IclR family transcriptional regulator encodes MTEPAPSRPRGRPREDKLKPEAPAANQSLEKALGLLKALSARDGMSLTELSREAGLAASTAHRLMATLSAHDLVAWDEPSQKWSIGIESLRIGMAFQRRNRILTAGRPDMLRLMEATGETVNLAMLDGFEVVFVAQVECEAPIRAFFRIGDRRSAHASGIGKALLSQLDDPALDALLKRRDLPRYTPKTLTTPDSLRADLSVICERGWSLDDEEAHRGMRCVAAPVFNEFGEARAGISLSGPSLRISDARLPELAQQVRETAARITERIGGHLLNPSPRSRGVGGPV; translated from the coding sequence ATGACCGAACCCGCCCCCTCCCGTCCGCGCGGCCGCCCGCGCGAAGACAAGCTCAAGCCCGAAGCGCCGGCGGCCAATCAGTCGCTGGAAAAAGCGCTGGGCCTGCTAAAAGCCCTCTCGGCCCGTGACGGCATGAGCCTGACCGAACTGTCGCGCGAAGCGGGTCTGGCGGCATCGACCGCACACCGCCTGATGGCGACATTATCCGCCCATGATCTGGTGGCGTGGGACGAGCCGTCACAAAAATGGTCGATCGGCATCGAATCCCTCCGCATCGGCATGGCTTTCCAGCGCCGCAACCGTATCCTTACGGCGGGCCGGCCGGACATGCTGCGCCTGATGGAGGCGACGGGCGAGACGGTCAATCTGGCCATGCTCGACGGCTTCGAAGTGGTGTTCGTCGCACAGGTCGAATGCGAGGCCCCTATCCGCGCCTTTTTCCGCATCGGCGACCGCCGCTCGGCTCACGCTTCGGGCATAGGCAAGGCGCTGCTGTCCCAACTTGATGACCCGGCGCTGGATGCCCTGCTGAAACGCCGGGATTTGCCACGCTATACGCCGAAGACCCTCACTACACCGGACAGCCTGCGCGCCGATCTGAGCGTCATCTGCGAACGCGGCTGGTCGCTGGATGACGAGGAAGCCCATAGGGGGATGCGCTGTGTCGCCGCCCCGGTGTTCAACGAGTTCGGCGAGGCCCGCGCCGGGATTTCGCTGTCGGGCCCCTCCTTACGCATCAGCGACGCGCGCCTGCCGGAACTGGCGCAACAGGTGCGCGAAACGGCGGCGCGGATTACGGAACGGATCGGCGGGCACCTACTTAACCCTTCTCCCCGTTCACGGGGAGTAGGTGGCCCAGTGTAA
- the carB gene encoding carbamoyl-phosphate synthase large subunit yields the protein MPKRTDIKSILIIGAGPIVIGQACEFDYSGVQACKALREEGYRIILVNSNPATIMTDPDVADATYIEPITPEFVEKIIAKERPDALLPTMGGQTALNTALALDAAGVLTKYNVEMIGAKAEVIDKAEDRQKFRDAMDKLGLESAKSAVAHTWEEAVEGLKQIGGLPAVIRPSFTLAGTGGGIAFNQEEFREIVTRGLDLSPTTEVLIEESILGWKEYEMEVVRDKADNCIIVCSIENVDPMGVHTGDSITVAPALTLTDKEYQIMRSASLAVLREIGVETGGSNVQFALNPADGRMIVIEMNPRVSRSSALASKATGFPIAKIAAKLAVGYTLDELTNDITKVTPASFEPSIDYVVTKIPRFAFEKYPGSEPLLGTSMKSVGEVMAIGRTFAESVQKALRGLETGLSGFDEVEIPGVAGATDAHAVKEAVVRELGRPTPDRLRVIAQAFRHGLSVEDINTACHYEPWFLRQIETIVSEEAKIGALGLPRTAHELRKLKAMGFSDVRLAKLTGVKEKDVRAARRGLNVRPVFKRIDTCAAEFASNTAYMYSTYESGALDQVPECESAPTDRKKAIILGGGPNRIGQGIEFDYCCCHAAFAYKDMGLEAIMVNCNPETVSTDYDTSDRLYFEPLTAEDVLELIAVEQSNGTLAGVVVQFGGQTPLKLAQALEDEGIPILGTSPDAIDLAEDRERFQQLLKQINLTQPVNAIARTPEEAFKAAHEVGYPIVIRPSYVLGGRAMEIIRDDEQLTRYVREAVQVSGDSPVLIDQYLSAAIEVDADALADGTGAVFVAGIMEHIEEAGVHSGDSACSLPPFSLKPETVKELERQTVELARALKVKGLMNVQFAIMNPYTDPKIYVLEVNPRASRTVPFVAKTLGKPLAGIAAKVMADTPLSTFGLTPRDYRHVAVKEAVFPFARFANVDTVLGPEMRSTGEVMGLDWVRDGEEMIDAFSRAFAKSQLGGGTKLPASGKVFVSVKDQDKPVIVDAIRTLLTLGFEVCGTSGTADYLAAQGVKIETIKKVLEGRPNIQDAIKNGEIALVFNTTEGKQAILDSFSIRRTALMTKVPYYTTANGAVAAVRAIAASLKGELDVRSIQEYA from the coding sequence ATGCCCAAACGTACAGATATCAAGTCCATCCTGATCATCGGCGCGGGGCCCATCGTCATCGGTCAGGCCTGTGAATTCGACTATTCCGGCGTTCAGGCCTGTAAGGCGCTGCGCGAAGAAGGCTACCGCATCATTCTGGTCAATTCGAACCCGGCGACGATCATGACCGATCCGGACGTGGCCGACGCGACCTATATCGAGCCGATCACCCCTGAGTTCGTCGAGAAGATCATCGCCAAGGAGCGCCCGGACGCGCTGCTCCCGACCATGGGCGGTCAGACGGCGCTCAACACCGCGCTGGCGCTCGACGCCGCGGGCGTGCTGACCAAGTACAATGTCGAAATGATCGGCGCCAAGGCCGAGGTCATCGACAAGGCCGAAGACCGCCAGAAGTTCCGCGACGCCATGGACAAGCTGGGTCTCGAATCGGCCAAGTCCGCGGTCGCCCACACTTGGGAAGAAGCGGTGGAGGGCCTAAAGCAAATCGGCGGCCTGCCCGCCGTTATCCGCCCGTCGTTTACGCTGGCCGGCACCGGCGGCGGCATCGCCTTCAATCAGGAAGAGTTCAGGGAGATTGTCACGCGCGGTCTCGACCTGTCGCCGACCACCGAAGTGCTGATCGAAGAGTCGATCCTCGGCTGGAAGGAATACGAGATGGAAGTCGTCCGCGACAAGGCGGACAACTGCATCATCGTCTGTTCCATTGAGAACGTCGATCCGATGGGCGTGCACACGGGCGATTCCATCACTGTCGCCCCGGCCCTGACCCTGACGGACAAGGAATATCAGATCATGCGCTCGGCCTCGCTGGCGGTGCTGCGTGAGATCGGCGTGGAAACCGGCGGCTCGAACGTGCAGTTTGCGCTGAACCCCGCCGATGGCCGCATGATCGTCATCGAAATGAACCCGCGCGTGTCGCGCTCCTCGGCTCTGGCCTCGAAGGCCACCGGCTTCCCCATCGCCAAGATCGCCGCCAAGCTGGCCGTCGGTTACACGCTGGACGAACTGACCAACGACATCACCAAGGTCACGCCCGCCTCGTTCGAGCCGAGCATCGATTATGTGGTGACCAAGATCCCGCGCTTCGCCTTTGAGAAGTATCCGGGCTCCGAGCCCCTTCTCGGCACCTCGATGAAATCGGTCGGCGAAGTCATGGCCATCGGCCGCACCTTTGCCGAGTCGGTGCAAAAGGCGCTGCGCGGTCTGGAAACCGGTCTGTCGGGCTTCGATGAGGTTGAAATTCCCGGTGTCGCCGGGGCGACCGACGCCCACGCCGTGAAGGAAGCCGTGGTGCGCGAACTGGGCCGTCCGACGCCGGACCGCCTGCGCGTCATCGCCCAGGCCTTCCGTCACGGCCTCAGCGTCGAGGACATCAACACCGCCTGCCATTACGAGCCGTGGTTCCTGCGTCAGATCGAAACCATCGTGTCTGAGGAAGCGAAGATCGGCGCTTTGGGCCTGCCCAGGACCGCGCACGAACTGCGTAAGCTCAAGGCCATGGGCTTCTCCGACGTGCGTCTGGCCAAGCTGACCGGCGTCAAGGAAAAGGACGTGCGCGCCGCCCGCCGCGGCCTGAACGTGCGCCCGGTGTTCAAGCGCATTGACACCTGCGCCGCGGAATTCGCCTCCAACACCGCCTACATGTATTCGACCTACGAATCGGGCGCTCTGGATCAGGTGCCGGAATGCGAATCCGCGCCGACGGATCGCAAGAAGGCCATCATCCTCGGCGGCGGGCCCAACAGAATCGGTCAGGGCATCGAGTTCGACTATTGCTGCTGTCACGCGGCCTTCGCCTATAAGGACATGGGCCTTGAAGCGATCATGGTCAACTGCAACCCGGAGACTGTGTCGACTGACTACGACACCTCGGATCGCCTCTATTTCGAGCCGCTGACCGCCGAAGACGTGCTGGAACTGATCGCCGTCGAGCAATCGAACGGCACGCTGGCCGGCGTGGTGGTGCAGTTCGGCGGCCAGACGCCGCTGAAGCTGGCTCAGGCGCTCGAAGACGAAGGCATCCCCATCCTCGGCACCTCGCCGGACGCCATCGATCTGGCCGAAGACCGCGAGCGCTTCCAGCAACTGCTGAAGCAGATCAACCTGACCCAGCCGGTCAACGCCATCGCGCGCACCCCGGAAGAAGCCTTCAAGGCGGCGCATGAGGTCGGCTACCCCATCGTCATCCGTCCGTCCTACGTGCTGGGCGGCCGCGCCATGGAAATCATCCGCGACGACGAGCAACTGACCCGCTATGTGCGCGAAGCCGTGCAGGTGTCGGGCGACTCGCCGGTCCTGATCGATCAGTACCTGAGCGCCGCCATCGAGGTCGACGCCGACGCACTGGCCGACGGCACGGGCGCGGTCTTCGTTGCCGGCATTATGGAGCACATCGAAGAGGCGGGCGTGCACTCAGGCGACTCAGCCTGTTCGCTGCCGCCCTTCTCGCTGAAGCCGGAAACCGTGAAGGAGCTTGAGCGTCAGACGGTCGAACTGGCCAGGGCGCTGAAGGTCAAGGGGCTGATGAACGTGCAGTTCGCCATCATGAACCCCTATACCGACCCCAAGATCTACGTCCTTGAGGTCAATCCGCGCGCCTCGCGCACCGTGCCCTTCGTGGCCAAGACCCTGGGCAAGCCGCTGGCCGGCATCGCCGCCAAGGTCATGGCCGACACGCCGCTCTCGACCTTCGGCCTGACGCCGCGCGACTACCGCCACGTGGCGGTCAAGGAAGCCGTCTTCCCGTTCGCGCGCTTCGCCAATGTCGATACGGTGCTGGGGCCGGAGATGCGCTCGACCGGCGAGGTCATGGGCCTCGACTGGGTGCGCGACGGCGAAGAGATGATCGACGCCTTCTCGCGCGCCTTCGCCAAGTCGCAACTGGGTGGCGGCACCAAGCTGCCCGCTTCGGGCAAGGTCTTCGTCTCGGTCAAGGATCAGGACAAGCCCGTGATCGTCGACGCCATCCGCACCCTTCTGACCCTCGGCTTCGAGGTCTGCGGCACATCGGGTACAGCGGATTATCTGGCGGCGCAGGGCGTGAAGATCGAGACCATCAAGAAGGTGCTCGAAGGCCGTCCTAACATTCAGGATGCGATCAAGAACGGTGAAATTGCGCTGGTCTTCAACACCACCGAAGGCAAGCAGGCCATCCTCGACTCCTTCTCGATCCGTCGCACCGCGCTGATGACCAAGGTGCCCTATTACACCACCGCCAACGGCGCGGTGGCGGCGGTCCGGGCCATCGCGGCCAGCCTCAAGGGCGAACTGGACGTCCGGTCCATTCAGGAATACGCGTAA
- a CDS encoding prolyl oligopeptidase family protein, with the protein MSKTSLSRRALRMAASLLILGALPLSAQAQMTNITTVAKETPANPAKLAPDAADPRQYLEEVEGEKALTWVKSQNERSLKHLMNDPRFAGYEADVLKIVEATDRIPSPGFATGGFIDNFWQDKDHVRGIWRRTDKASYLAGAPKWDILLDFDTLAKAEGQNWVYKGASCLPPENTRCLINLSNGGKDAVTVREYDLKTKSFVDGGFSLPEGKQIVTWKDKDTLYVAREWTPGEVTPSGYAFVTKVLKRGQSLDQAVEIHRGDKADMMAYRTVLRDIDGHFVMDYAERRPTFFEVDTTWFTDAGEVKLPLPLTSEMNAYYKGQAVFSLKDEWTSARGTKYPSGAVIAFDLKAALKDPKNLEPSVIFAPDEHQSVQGIGQTKNHLLLSILSNVTGQVQSVSLVNGKWVLKPLPLPENSSLSLGSADDESDQLFAWSTGYLQPSTLYIADADKTTVTKLKASPERFNAEGLKVEQHWATSKDGTRVPYFVVMRQDARLDGNTPTLLYAYGGFEISLTPSYSGAIGKLWLEKGGAYVLANIRGGGEFGPKWHEAGLKTKRQVIYDDFQAVAEDLIKTKITSPRRLGIMGGSNGGLLMGVQLTQRPDLWNAVVVQVPLLDMLRYHTLLAGASWQGEYGRPDDATEGAFLKTISPYHNLKAGVKYPEPFFVTSTKDDRVHPGHARKMAALMGDMGLPFLYYENIDGGHSAAANLKETAKRNALEYTYLTQKLVD; encoded by the coding sequence ATGTCAAAGACTTCCTTGTCGCGTCGGGCCTTGCGCATGGCGGCGTCCCTCCTCATCTTGGGGGCTCTGCCCCTTTCCGCACAGGCCCAGATGACCAATATCACCACCGTCGCCAAGGAAACTCCGGCCAATCCCGCCAAACTGGCCCCCGATGCCGCTGATCCGCGTCAGTACCTCGAAGAGGTCGAAGGCGAAAAAGCGCTGACCTGGGTCAAGTCCCAGAACGAGCGCAGCCTGAAGCACCTCATGAACGATCCGCGCTTCGCCGGCTATGAGGCCGACGTGCTGAAGATCGTCGAAGCCACCGACCGCATCCCCTCGCCCGGCTTCGCCACCGGCGGCTTCATCGACAATTTCTGGCAGGACAAGGACCATGTGCGCGGCATCTGGCGTCGCACCGACAAGGCCTCCTATCTGGCCGGCGCGCCCAAATGGGATATCCTGCTAGACTTCGACACACTGGCCAAGGCCGAAGGCCAGAACTGGGTCTATAAGGGGGCGTCGTGCCTGCCGCCGGAAAACACCCGCTGCCTGATCAATCTGTCGAACGGCGGCAAGGACGCCGTAACGGTGCGCGAATACGACCTGAAGACCAAGTCCTTTGTCGATGGGGGTTTCAGCCTGCCCGAAGGCAAGCAGATCGTCACCTGGAAGGACAAGGACACGCTCTATGTGGCGCGCGAATGGACGCCGGGCGAAGTGACGCCGTCGGGCTACGCCTTCGTCACCAAGGTGCTGAAGCGCGGTCAAAGCCTCGATCAGGCCGTCGAAATCCATCGCGGCGACAAGGCCGACATGATGGCCTATCGCACCGTGCTGCGTGACATCGACGGCCATTTCGTCATGGATTATGCCGAGCGCCGCCCGACCTTCTTCGAAGTCGACACGACGTGGTTCACCGACGCGGGTGAGGTCAAGCTGCCCCTGCCGCTGACCTCGGAAATGAACGCCTATTACAAGGGGCAGGCCGTCTTCTCGCTTAAGGACGAATGGACCAGCGCCAGGGGCACCAAGTACCCGTCGGGTGCGGTCATCGCCTTCGACCTCAAGGCGGCACTGAAAGACCCTAAGAACCTCGAACCGTCGGTTATCTTTGCGCCGGATGAGCACCAGAGCGTTCAGGGCATCGGCCAGACGAAGAACCATCTGCTCCTGTCAATCCTGTCCAACGTCACCGGTCAGGTGCAGTCGGTCAGCCTCGTCAACGGCAAGTGGGTGCTGAAACCTCTGCCCCTGCCCGAAAACTCCTCGCTCAGCCTCGGCTCGGCCGACGACGAGTCGGATCAGCTCTTCGCCTGGTCGACCGGCTATCTGCAGCCCTCGACCCTCTATATCGCCGATGCCGACAAGACAACGGTCACCAAGCTGAAGGCCAGCCCGGAGCGTTTCAACGCCGAAGGCCTCAAGGTCGAGCAGCACTGGGCCACGTCGAAGGACGGCACCAGGGTTCCGTACTTCGTCGTCATGCGCCAGGATGCCAGACTGGACGGCAATACGCCGACCCTGCTCTACGCTTACGGCGGTTTCGAGATTTCGCTGACCCCGTCCTATTCGGGCGCGATTGGCAAGCTGTGGCTGGAAAAGGGCGGCGCCTACGTGCTGGCCAATATCCGCGGCGGCGGCGAATTCGGGCCCAAGTGGCACGAAGCGGGCCTCAAGACCAAGCGTCAGGTCATCTATGACGACTTCCAGGCCGTGGCCGAAGACCTGATCAAGACCAAGATCACCTCGCCGCGTCGCCTCGGCATCATGGGCGGCTCGAACGGCGGCCTTTTGATGGGCGTGCAACTGACCCAACGTCCGGACCTGTGGAACGCCGTCGTGGTTCAGGTGCCGCTGCTCGACATGCTGCGCTACCACACCCTGCTGGCCGGTGCGTCGTGGCAGGGCGAATACGGCCGTCCGGACGACGCCACCGAAGGCGCCTTCCTCAAGACGATCTCGCCCTATCATAACCTCAAGGCCGGGGTGAAGTATCCGGAGCCTTTCTTCGTCACCTCGACCAAGGACGATCGCGTCCACCCGGGCCACGCCCGCAAGATGGCGGCGCTGATGGGGGATATGGGCCTGCCCTTCCTCTATTATGAGAATATCGACGGCGGTCACTCGGCCGCCGCCAACCTCAAGGAAACCGCCAAGCGCAATGCGTTGGAATATACGTATCTTACGCAAAAGCTGGTGGACTAA
- a CDS encoding MliC family protein, whose product MRKIATAVALLALSAASLSACSKPEAQQAVEEVQETTSEIATDAKDAMSSAAADFAVSDPISYSCALGTKLSVVFSDDKADVTVLSDNNRKVTLLKSTSGDGTLYQATGYSLHTKGNDATWGSADEACTKS is encoded by the coding sequence ATGCGTAAGATCGCCACCGCCGTCGCCCTGCTGGCCCTGTCCGCCGCCTCGCTGTCGGCCTGCTCCAAGCCCGAAGCCCAGCAAGCCGTAGAGGAAGTGCAGGAAACCACTTCGGAAATCGCCACCGACGCCAAGGACGCCATGTCGTCGGCCGCCGCCGATTTCGCCGTTTCCGATCCGATCAGCTATAGCTGCGCGCTTGGCACCAAGCTGTCGGTTGTCTTCTCGGACGACAAGGCCGACGTCACCGTCCTGTCCGACAACAACCGCAAGGTCACGTTGCTGAAGAGCACCTCCGGCGACGGCACCCTCTATCAGGCCACGGGCTACAGCCTGCACACCAAGGGCAATGACGCCACCTGGGGCTCGGCCGACGAAGCCTGCACCAAGTCGTAA
- a CDS encoding transcriptional regulator produces the protein MPEDEFNIERIDDVIHGRLRLGIMAYLSTAGAADFTTLKAKTQSSDGNLSVQVRKLEEAGYVTVDKAFVGKKPVTTITLTEAGRTAFVAYLDAMRKLIDEAG, from the coding sequence ATGCCCGAGGACGAATTCAATATCGAGCGCATCGACGATGTGATCCACGGACGGCTGAGGCTGGGCATCATGGCCTATCTGTCGACCGCCGGGGCCGCCGACTTCACCACGCTCAAGGCCAAGACCCAGTCTTCCGACGGCAACCTGTCGGTGCAGGTACGCAAGCTGGAAGAGGCGGGCTATGTCACGGTGGACAAGGCCTTTGTCGGCAAGAAGCCGGTGACGACCATCACCTTGACGGAGGCCGGGCGGACGGCGTTTGTGGCCTATCTCGACGCCATGCGTAAGCTGATCGACGAGGCGGGGTAG
- a CDS encoding PASTA domain-containing protein — translation MGLRGAAALIVGLGVFAPVMVLASPKAAAVAQTPSRTPNESPGPCSAGAIRLAAAKQSAPALTGCRYEAVAGPVAQFFLTLPVARKTDDQASPGTIVAQNPEAGQPLKPGGRLVLNVSTGRPPKAGEETPANPASEPASSLSESGSPVSSSSAEPVPGRPTVPTAEPAPQPEMPVASESSETPSTGVPSITPEPSLPPIPAEAPEVPWLWIAGAVALIVLLAAAVGALFKRGGSRGGGLIAPAVSLRLVPGEARLKTRSALVSGRKGRS, via the coding sequence GTGGGGTTGCGAGGGGCAGCGGCGTTGATCGTGGGGCTGGGTGTGTTCGCGCCGGTTATGGTTCTGGCCAGTCCCAAAGCCGCTGCGGTGGCGCAGACGCCGTCGCGGACTCCCAATGAGTCGCCGGGGCCGTGCAGCGCCGGAGCGATCCGGCTGGCGGCGGCGAAACAGAGCGCGCCCGCCCTGACCGGTTGCCGCTATGAGGCTGTAGCGGGGCCCGTGGCGCAGTTTTTCCTCACCTTGCCCGTCGCGCGCAAGACCGACGATCAGGCGTCGCCGGGTACGATCGTCGCCCAGAACCCGGAGGCGGGACAGCCGCTCAAGCCGGGCGGGCGTCTGGTACTGAACGTTTCGACGGGCCGCCCGCCCAAGGCCGGGGAAGAGACGCCGGCCAATCCGGCGTCGGAACCGGCGTCATCATTGTCGGAAAGCGGGTCGCCTGTCAGTTCGTCATCGGCCGAGCCGGTTCCGGGCCGTCCGACCGTCCCCACCGCGGAACCTGCGCCTCAGCCGGAAATGCCGGTGGCTTCTGAGTCCAGTGAAACGCCATCGACTGGGGTTCCTTCGATCACACCTGAGCCGTCGTTACCGCCCATCCCCGCCGAAGCCCCCGAAGTGCCTTGGCTGTGGATCGCGGGGGCTGTCGCCCTGATCGTGCTGCTCGCAGCGGCGGTCGGCGCGTTGTTCAAGCGCGGTGGATCGCGCGGCGGCGGACTGATCGCACCCGCCGTGTCTCTGCGGCTTGTACCCGGGGAGGCACGGTTGAAGACGCGGAGTGCGCTGGTCAGCGGGCGAAAGGGGCGGTCATGA
- a CDS encoding cold-shock protein yields the protein MSAGTVKWFNSTKGFGFIAPDDGGADVFVHISAVERAGMRGLNEGQKVSYELARDNRSGKMSAEKLENA from the coding sequence ATGAGCGCAGGTACGGTTAAGTGGTTCAATTCCACCAAGGGTTTCGGTTTTATTGCTCCGGATGACGGCGGCGCCGACGTTTTCGTTCACATCTCGGCCGTCGAACGTGCCGGTATGCGTGGTCTGAACGAAGGTCAGAAGGTTTCGTACGAACTGGCTCGCGACAACCGCTCGGGCAAGATGTCGGCTGAAAAGCTTGAAAACGCCTAA
- the carA gene encoding glutamine-hydrolyzing carbamoyl-phosphate synthase small subunit, producing MTDLLPGVTGVLVLADGTVFQGIGCGATGDVLGEVCFNTAMTGYQEILTDPSYMDQIVAFTFPHVGNVGVNPEDVEQLGDDPKRAARGAIFRDLPTPPANWRSAMSFDDWMKSRGVVGLAGIDTRALTKRIREKGMPHGVIAHSPEGRFDIAALTQKAAEWKGLVGLDLAVDATSAQSGTWTSDLWKWAEGHKDGQKTDFNVVVIDYGVKQNILRALISVGATVKIVPAQTSAEEILALKPDGVLLSNGPGDPAATGAYAVPEIRKLVDAGLPVFGICLGHQMLALALGAKTVKMEQGHHGANHPVKDVTTNKVEIVSMNHGFAVDRASLPAGVVETHVSLFDGTNCGIALANKPVFSVQHHPEASPGPVDSLYLFERFAQYMRDAKVAA from the coding sequence ATGACTGATCTTCTTCCCGGCGTTACGGGGGTTCTGGTTCTGGCCGACGGCACCGTGTTTCAGGGCATAGGCTGCGGCGCGACCGGCGATGTGCTGGGCGAGGTCTGCTTCAACACGGCCATGACCGGCTATCAGGAAATCCTCACCGATCCGTCCTACATGGATCAGATCGTCGCCTTCACCTTCCCGCACGTCGGCAATGTCGGCGTCAATCCGGAAGATGTCGAGCAACTGGGTGACGATCCGAAACGTGCGGCCAGGGGCGCGATCTTCCGCGACCTGCCGACCCCGCCGGCCAACTGGCGCTCGGCCATGAGCTTCGACGACTGGATGAAGTCGCGCGGCGTGGTGGGCCTCGCCGGCATCGACACCCGCGCCCTGACCAAGCGCATCCGCGAAAAGGGCATGCCGCACGGCGTTATCGCCCACAGCCCGGAAGGCAGGTTCGACATCGCCGCCCTGACGCAGAAGGCTGCCGAATGGAAGGGCCTCGTCGGGCTCGACCTTGCCGTCGACGCCACCTCGGCGCAGTCGGGCACCTGGACGTCGGACCTGTGGAAGTGGGCCGAAGGTCACAAGGACGGGCAAAAGACGGACTTCAACGTCGTCGTCATCGACTACGGCGTGAAGCAGAACATCCTGCGCGCCCTGATCAGCGTCGGCGCGACGGTGAAGATCGTTCCGGCCCAGACTTCGGCGGAAGAGATTCTCGCGCTTAAGCCCGATGGCGTGCTGCTGTCGAACGGTCCGGGCGACCCCGCCGCCACCGGTGCATACGCCGTGCCCGAAATCCGCAAACTGGTCGATGCCGGCCTGCCGGTGTTCGGCATCTGCCTCGGCCACCAGATGCTGGCCCTCGCTCTGGGCGCGAAGACCGTCAAGATGGAACAGGGCCACCACGGCGCCAACCACCCGGTCAAGGACGTCACGACGAACAAGGTCGAGATCGTGTCGATGAACCACGGCTTTGCGGTCGATCGCGCCTCGCTGCCCGCAGGTGTAGTCGAAACCCATGTCTCGCTGTTTGACGGCACCAACTGCGGCATCGCCCTGGCCAACAAGCCGGTCTTCTCGGTGCAGCACCACCCCGAAGCCTCGCCCGGTCCGGTCGATTCGCTCTACCTGTTCGAGCGCTTCGCCCAGTATATGCGCGACGCCAAGGTCGCGGCCTGA